The following are encoded together in the Lathyrus oleraceus cultivar Zhongwan6 chromosome 3, CAAS_Psat_ZW6_1.0, whole genome shotgun sequence genome:
- the LOC127129554 gene encoding proline-rich extensin-like protein EPR1, which translates to MPPVVTSPTSTFPGDPPSVHQVIPATSPSELPTPVISPSLTPSRSFKGKNGGEPVSAPLYKTPKSPPTLVHSPAQDPSPSEHKARPSHHAPEPLISPPKSPFNKEDHSPASSPSTAFYKHQRTRNTITSPTPASSYFVSPPTSKHQNQSHNHPNSQHQQEIMVN; encoded by the coding sequence ATGCCACCAGTAGTTACATCACCAACAAGTACATTTCCAGGAGATCCACCATCGGTCCACCAAGTCATACCTGCAACATCTCCATCTGAACTACCAACACCTGTCATCTCTCCCTCATTAACACCTTCCAGAAGCTTCAAAGGGAAAAACGGTGGAGAACCTGTTTCTGCGCCTTTGTACAAAACACCGAAGTCACCACCAACTTTAGTTCATTCCCCTGCTCAAGATCCTTCTCCTTCTGAACATAAAGCAAGGCCATCACATCATGCTCCTGAGCCACTTATTTCACCTCCTAAATCTCCTTTCAACAAAGAAGATCATTCTCCTGCATCTTCACCTTCTACTGCATTTTATAAGCATCAGCGTACACGGAATACGATAACCAGCCCAACTCCTGCATCATCATATTTTGTTTCTCCTCCCACTTCAAAACACCAAAACCAAAGCCATAACCACCCTAATTCTCAGCATCAACAAGAGATTATGGTGAACTAG
- the LOC127129555 gene encoding uncharacterized protein LOC127129555 yields MAKIAGIQHQNLGPVEHHIMTAVIQMKADALYLLQKYDAAIQLCDQSLNLAEKNFVLANSVNNSMHNSYSSVKMWRWSFISKCYFRLGKLDASLNVIEKLQQIASANDKCGIDNIEELLSLAATIQELLYHRKAGNENFKMGKYTEEVENYTAALSSYIKSRPFAAICFGNRAAAHQASGQIADAIADCSMAMALDGNYAKAISRRATLHEMVRDYEQAACDIRRLILVLGSQSNEEAKHFESPNGSTGGKEPRQAQQRLLAVEGQAKMRTPLDFYLILGIKPADTAADIKKAYHKAALRRHPDKAGQLLARSEVGDEGLFWKFVYKLTYQPTN; encoded by the coding sequence ATGGCCAAAATAGCAGGTATACAACATCAAAACCTTGGTCCTGTAGAACACCATATCATGACTGCAGTGATCCAAATGAAGGCCGATGCTCTCTATCTGCTGCAAAAGTATGATGCAGCAATTCAGCTTTGTGACCAGAGTCTGAATCTTGCAGAAAAGAATTTTGTCTTGGCAAACAGTGTGAACAATTCCATGCATAATAGTTACTCAAGTGTAAAAATGTGGAGATGGTCATTTATATCTAAGTGTTACTTTCGTTTGGGGAAGCTTGATGCATCACTTAATGTTATTGAAAAATTACAGCAAATAGCATCTGCCAATGACAAGTGTGGGATTGATAACATTGAAGAGTTGCTGTCATTAGCTGCTACAATACAAGAACTTCTATATCACAGGAAAGCAGGAAATGAGAACTTCAAAATGGGAAAGTATACAGAAGAGGTGGAGAACTACACTGCTGCTTTATCTAGTTATATCAAATCACGCCCTTTTGCAGCAATATGTTTTGGCAACCGTGCTGCTGCACATCAAGCTTCAGGCCAAATTGCTGATGCCATTGCGGACTGCAGCATGGCTATGGCCCTTGATGGAAATTATGCAAAGGCAATTTCTAGAAGAGCCACCTTGCATGAGATGGTTAGAGATTATGAACAAGCAGCTTGTGACATCCGGAGACTTATTCTTGTTCTTGGATCTCAATCCAATGAAGAGGCCAAACATTTTGAATCTCCAAATGGATCAACTGGTGGCAAAGAACCAAGGCAAGCTCAACAACGTCTGCTTGCTGTGGAAGGTCAAGCCAAAATGAGGACCCCCTTGGACTTTTATCTCATTTTAGGTATTAAACCAGCTGATACAGCAGCTGATATCAAGAAGGCATATCACAAGGCAGCTCTTAGACGTCATCCTGACAAGGCTGGTCAGTTGTTGGCAAGAAGTGAAGTTGGGGATGAAGGTCTTTTCTGGAAATTTGTCTATAAATTGACCTATCAGCCAACCAATTGA